The following are from one region of the Populus trichocarpa isolate Nisqually-1 chromosome 8, P.trichocarpa_v4.1, whole genome shotgun sequence genome:
- the LOC7472442 gene encoding LOB domain-containing protein 21 — MRNQEPRASSSCAACKFLKRRCTPNCIFAPYFRSDEPKKFARVHKVFGASNVSKILIEVPEEQREDTVNSLAYEAEARLTDPVYGCIGAIALLQRKMVELQVDLAIARARLARYAANSPPILNDHGSMIPTLAEFPACGGLVDSFNQSSSDTMNDFSQFPFIS, encoded by the coding sequence ATGAGAAATCAGGAGCCTCGTGCAAGCTCTTCATGTGCAGCTTGTAAGTTCTTGAAAAGAAGATGCACTCCCAATTGCATATTTGCTCCATATTTTCGCTCAGATGAACCTAAAAAGTTTGCCAGAGTACACAAGGTTTTTGGTGCAAGCAATGTGAGCAAGATACTGATTGAAGTGCCCGAAGAGCAACGTGAAGACACGGTGAATTCTCTAGCTTATGAGGCTGAGGCAAGGCTTACAGACCCTGTCTACGGTTGCATTGGTGCTATCGCTCTGTTGCAAAGAAAAATGGTTGAGCTACAAGTTGATCTTGCCATTGCTAGAGCTCGTCTAGCTCGGTATGCTGCCAATTCTCCTCCTATCTTGAATGATCATGGTAGCATGATACCAACCTTGGCTGAATTCCCTGCTTGTGGTGGATTGGTTGACAGTTTTAACCAGAGTTCATCCGATACCATGAATGATTTCAGCCAATTCCCATTTATATCTTAA
- the LOC7462085 gene encoding U-box domain-containing protein 1, with protein MDVVLPPIMISSGLMPTGSLMKSLIHISNEVASVEKLPFSQFRNISTMIRRIKFLSFLFEDIRETNSPLPPSSLLCLTELFSVIQRVKLLIQRCKGGSSLWGLIQTEFLSNQFHALVKEMGGALDILPLNLLNLSTDTREQVELLHKQAKRVDLLVDPQELQRREELLQIMASNNQKNSRNKGFVDFVKVKEVFSCIGLRSPLDYEEEISKLEAEAEKQAGTGGLIVVSNINNLISLVTYSKSVIFIDRHKEEIKENFKQLSASMNRNQDVSSSSQSILPNIPDEFRCPISLDLMKDPVIVASGHTYDRNSIAQWINSGHHTCPKSGKRLIHTSLIPNYALKSLVHQWCQDNNVPLIENSTSSSSKFERSSSKSKLSEKAIEHISATKAAMDAVKMTAEFLVGKLAMGSPEIQRQAAYELRLLAKTGMDNRKIIAEAGAIPFLVTLLSSTDPRIQENAVTALLNLSIFDNNKILIMAAGSIDSIINVLESGKTMEARENAAATIFSLSIISDCKVTIGTRPRAFSALVGLLREGTATGKKDAASALFNLSVYNANKASVVVAGAVPLLIELLMDDKAGITDDALALLALLSGCSEGLEEIRQSRILMPMVIDLLRFGSTKGKENSITLLLGLCKDGGEEVARRLLINPRSIPSLQSLSTDGSLKARRKADALLRLLNRCCSQSHNPVG; from the coding sequence ATGGATGTAGTTCTTCCTCCTATCATGATCTCCTCAGGTTTAATGCCAACTGGGTCTTTGATGAAATCGTTGATTCATATATCCAATGAAGTTGCATCAGTGGAAAAGCTTCCTTTTTCACAGTTTAGGAACATTTCAACCATGATAAGGAGGatcaagtttctttcttttttgtttgaagaTATAAGGGAAACAAATAGCCCACTTCCTCCATCTTCCCTCCTGTGTCTCACCGAGCTCTTTTCTGTGATCCAAAGAGTCAAGCTTTTGATTCAACGGTGCAAGGGTGGTAGCTCTCTTTGGGGTCTTATACAGACAGAGTTTTTATCTAATCAATTCCATGCGCTAGTGAAGGAGATGGGCGGGGCACTTGATATTCTTCCTTTAAACTTGCTTAATTTAAGCACCGACACAAGAGAGCAAGTTGAACTTCTTCACAAGCAAGCAAAGAGGGTTGATTTGCTTGTTGACCCTCAAGAACTTCAAAGAAGAGAGGAGCTTCTACAAATAATGGCCAGCAATAATCAGAAGAACAGCAGGAACAAGGGATTCGTTGATTTTGTCAAAGTGAAAGAAGTTTTCAGCTGCATTGGTTTGAGAAGTCCATTGgattatgaagaagaaatttcGAAGCTTGAGGCAGAAGCGGAGAAGCAGGCTGGCACGGGAGGACTGATTGTGGTTTCCAATATAAACAATCTCATCTCTCTGGTAACATATTCCAAGTCCGTGATTTTTATTGACAGACATAAAGAGGAGATCAAAGAAAACTTCAAGCAGCTGTCTGCGTCCATGAATAGAAATCAGGatgtttcttcatcttctcagTCAATACTTCCAAATATACCAGATGAATTCCGGTGCCCTATTTCCCTTGATTTGATGAAAGACCCTGTGATAGTTGCATCTGGGCACACTTACGATCGCAATTCAATTGCTCAGTGGATCAACTCAGGGCATCATACGTGTCCTAAGAGTGGGAAAAGACTGATTCACACTTCCCTGATACCTAATTATGCACTGAAGAGTCTGGTGCATCAGTGGTGCCAAGATAACAATGTCCCATTAATAGAGAATtcaacttcttcttcctcaAAATTTGAGAGAAGCAGCAGCAAGAGCAAATTAAGTGAGAAAGCTATTGAACACATTTCTGCTACAAAAGCTGCCATGGATGCAGTGAAAATGACAGCTGAATTTTTGGTCGGTAAGCTAGCAATGGGATCCCCAGAAATTCAACGGCAGGCGGCTTATGAGCTAAGATTATTAGCAAAGACTGGAATGGATAACCGCAAGATAATTGCTGAGGCAGGAGCCATACCCTTTCTGGTGACATTACTGAGTTCCACTGATCcaagaattcaagaaaatgcAGTCACTGCCTTGCTTAACCTTTCCATATTTGACAACAACAAGATATTAATTATGGCTGCTGGTTCAATTGACAGCATAATAAATGTTCTTGAATCAGGGAAAACTATGGAGGCAAGAGAAAATGCAGCAGCAACAATCTTTAGCCTGTCGATCATAAGCGATTGTAAGGTGACTATAGGAACCCGTCCTAGAGCATTCTCCGCCTTGGTTGGGCTTCTGAGAGAAGGCACAGCCACTGGAAAAAAGGATGCTGCAAGTGCACTATTCAATCTGTCAGTCTATAATGCTAACAAGGCAAGTGTTGTTGTTGCTGGGGCAGTTCCTTTGCTCATTGAATTATTGATGGATGACAAGGCAGGCATAACAGATGATGCCTTGGCATTGCTGGCTCTGCTTTCGGGTTGCTCTGAAGGGCTGGAGGAGATAAGACAGAGCAGAATTCTTATGCCTATGGTTATAGATCTCTTGAGATTTGGATCCACCAAAGGGAAGGAGAACTCGATAACTCTGTTGCTGGGGCTGTGCAAAGATGGAGGAGAGGAGGTTGCAAGGCGTCTGTTAATAAATCCGAGAAGTATTCCTTCCCTTCAAAGCTTGTCCACAGATGGTTCTCTAAAAGCCAGAAGAAAAGCTGATGCATTGCTCAGATTACTGAATAGGTGCTGCTCCCAATCCCACAATCCTGTtggataa